The following are encoded together in the Corynebacterium jeikeium genome:
- a CDS encoding phage head completion protein produces the protein MAGIGSMRETIDLITPVARRDAAGFTASAEQVVASVRTYREMRHASSAWVNRAAYTQATVLFRIRTIPGLTVSEVMQIAACDGRYVIDTVEPIGGYIEILAHRLQPEGAHHGARPDPTAQ, from the coding sequence ATGGCTGGTATCGGCAGTATGCGAGAAACCATCGACCTCATCACCCCCGTAGCCCGCAGGGACGCTGCGGGGTTCACCGCTAGCGCCGAGCAGGTGGTCGCCTCGGTGCGCACCTACAGGGAGATGAGGCACGCCAGCTCAGCGTGGGTCAACCGTGCCGCCTACACGCAGGCCACCGTCTTATTCCGCATCCGCACCATCCCCGGGCTCACCGTCTCGGAGGTCATGCAGATCGCCGCTTGCGATGGCCGCTACGTCATCGACACCGTCGAGCCCATCGGCGGCTACATCGAGATCCTTGCCCACCGTCTGCAACCGGAAGGAGCCCATCATGGCGCGCGTCCAGATCCGACTGCCCAATAA
- a CDS encoding HK97-gp10 family putative phage morphogenesis protein — protein MARVQIRLPNKYIDALEATSRLLDTAADEVLSAGANVVEPRMRANLASAIGRATTMPSRSTGQLIGALGVTSVKVNSKGAHNVKVGFAENRRDGRSNALIANVLEHGRSNQPARPFLAPTRSQTRRGAVEAMKTVLAAKLDGITP, from the coding sequence ATGGCGCGCGTCCAGATCCGACTGCCCAATAAGTACATCGACGCACTCGAGGCCACCTCACGCCTGCTGGACACTGCAGCCGACGAAGTCTTGAGCGCTGGCGCGAACGTGGTCGAACCACGCATGAGAGCCAACCTCGCATCCGCGATCGGGCGGGCGACCACGATGCCGTCCCGCTCAACCGGCCAGCTCATCGGAGCCCTGGGTGTTACCAGCGTGAAGGTCAACAGCAAAGGTGCCCACAACGTCAAAGTCGGTTTCGCTGAAAACCGCCGCGACGGCAGGTCGAACGCGCTCATCGCCAACGTGTTAGAGCACGGCAGGAGCAACCAGCCCGCACGCCCGTTTCTGGCACCGACACGCTCCCAGACCAGGCGGGGTGCGGTGGAGGCGATGAAAACCGTGCTGGCAGCCAAACTCGACGGGATCACACCATGA
- a CDS encoding major tail protein codes for MATIGLDKLYYATITENPTTGEETYASPKPLAKAISAELSVEVAEAILYADDGPSEIVKEFKSGTLTLGVDDLGAEAAAALTGATLDANGVLISSSEDGGTPVAIGFRAARSNGTFQYFWLYRVKFALPSTTLATKADSITFSTPSIEGTILRRNKPDAKGRHPWKAEATEGDPKVKAEIITGWYQSVYEPAATSPGK; via the coding sequence ATGGCCACGATTGGTCTTGACAAGCTCTACTACGCCACGATCACCGAAAACCCCACCACCGGCGAGGAAACCTACGCCAGCCCGAAGCCACTGGCCAAAGCGATCTCAGCGGAGTTGTCCGTCGAAGTCGCCGAGGCAATCCTCTATGCCGACGACGGGCCCAGCGAGATCGTCAAGGAATTCAAATCCGGCACGCTCACCCTCGGCGTGGACGACCTGGGAGCAGAAGCCGCAGCGGCACTGACCGGCGCAACCCTGGATGCCAACGGGGTACTCATCTCGTCCTCGGAAGACGGCGGCACACCGGTAGCGATCGGGTTCCGTGCCGCACGCTCCAACGGCACCTTCCAGTACTTCTGGCTCTACCGCGTCAAGTTCGCCCTACCAAGCACCACGCTTGCCACCAAGGCCGACTCGATCACGTTCTCCACCCCGAGCATCGAGGGCACCATCCTGCGTCGCAACAAGCCAGACGCGAAGGGCCGTCACCCGTGGAAAGCCGAAGCCACCGAAGGCGACCCCAAGGTCAAGGCCGAGATCATCACCGGCTGGTACCAGTCCGTCTACGAGCCCGCCGCCACCAGCCCCGGCAAGTAA
- a CDS encoding head-tail connector protein, whose protein sequence is MNHQLIDQVKANLILAHDADDELIAHLVAAATSYATAYQHLPEDYYEAHEMPGSTRQAIVMLASHFYESRDGSTAGFWSDKPDAAKAMWGAVNTLLRLEREWKV, encoded by the coding sequence ATGAACCACCAGCTCATCGACCAGGTCAAAGCCAACCTCATCCTCGCCCACGACGCCGACGACGAGCTCATCGCCCACCTGGTGGCCGCTGCCACCTCCTATGCCACCGCCTACCAGCACCTACCCGAGGACTACTACGAGGCCCACGAGATGCCCGGTTCGACCCGGCAGGCGATCGTGATGCTCGCCAGTCACTTCTACGAGTCGCGTGACGGGTCCACGGCAGGGTTCTGGTCCGACAAACCCGATGCCGCCAAAGCCATGTGGGGCGCGGTGAACACGCTGCTGCGCCTCGAGCGCGAATGGAAGGTCTAA